A region of Bombilactobacillus folatiphilus DNA encodes the following proteins:
- a CDS encoding acetolactate synthase large subunit translates to MNIAQQIVQILEDRGVKYVFGIPGEENIRIVDAIHDSDKIQFILVRHEQGASFMADVYGRLTGQPGVATATLGPGAINLLLGVADAKTNSTPLIAITAQGGLNRIYKESHQVIDLRAMFQPVTKWSENVYAANATPEIVNKAFNQAVNGRPGPVYLGIPQDIEPMPAVPAIAKTASTPANLTVPQTPDLQRAAQIIKKAQHPIALIGMGVIRDHASEEVNNFIKQTNLPAATTFMGKGAIDDRLPSSLGVIGFMRHDYENFAYDQADVILTIGYELSEFDPNRINPDGDKQIIHLNDFQEDTDAHYTVSQNLIGNLQATVPLLQEQLSDFQAQDLKPAIKDAVQAELTTGQQESQVPLTPQQIVTATREAVDDQGIVLVDTGALKMWMARLYQTYTPNSALIDNGLSTMSWTLPGAIGAKLACPDKNILAVMGDGSFMMNSQELETAVRYHVPMTNLVWVDQAYGLIKWKMDMEMEHHSEVDFHNPDLISYAKSFGANAHMVQSRADLVQTLKTSLTNQQVNVIICPVDYSENMKLINKLGKVTISL, encoded by the coding sequence ATGAATATTGCTCAACAAATTGTTCAGATTTTAGAAGATCGGGGTGTGAAATATGTTTTTGGTATTCCCGGTGAAGAAAATATTCGCATCGTGGACGCCATTCACGACTCAGACAAAATTCAATTCATTTTAGTTCGTCACGAACAAGGTGCTTCATTCATGGCTGACGTATACGGTCGCTTGACCGGCCAACCTGGTGTTGCCACCGCCACTTTAGGACCGGGAGCAATTAATTTGCTTTTAGGAGTAGCTGATGCTAAAACTAATTCCACACCACTGATCGCTATTACCGCGCAAGGCGGCTTGAACCGAATTTATAAAGAATCCCATCAAGTCATTGATTTACGCGCGATGTTTCAACCGGTAACCAAGTGGTCCGAAAATGTTTATGCAGCTAACGCAACACCCGAAATTGTCAATAAAGCGTTCAATCAAGCCGTTAATGGGCGTCCCGGTCCCGTTTATTTAGGCATTCCGCAAGATATTGAACCAATGCCAGCTGTCCCTGCCATTGCTAAAACAGCTTCCACACCGGCTAACTTGACCGTGCCCCAAACACCTGATTTACAACGCGCAGCGCAAATTATTAAAAAGGCTCAGCATCCTATCGCATTAATCGGTATGGGTGTGATCCGCGATCACGCTAGCGAAGAAGTTAATAACTTCATCAAACAAACCAATTTGCCGGCAGCAACGACCTTCATGGGTAAAGGCGCCATTGATGATCGCTTACCATCATCTTTAGGGGTGATCGGTTTTATGCGGCATGATTATGAAAACTTTGCATACGATCAAGCTGATGTTATTTTGACCATTGGTTATGAGTTATCTGAGTTTGACCCGAATCGAATCAATCCCGATGGTGATAAACAAATTATCCACCTCAATGATTTTCAAGAAGACACAGATGCTCATTATACTGTGAGTCAAAACTTAATTGGTAATTTGCAAGCAACGGTGCCGCTATTACAAGAACAGTTATCTGATTTTCAAGCTCAAGACCTCAAACCAGCAATCAAAGACGCTGTGCAAGCTGAATTAACCACGGGCCAACAAGAAAGTCAAGTTCCATTAACCCCCCAACAAATTGTCACGGCCACACGCGAAGCCGTCGATGATCAAGGAATTGTTTTGGTGGATACGGGTGCATTGAAAATGTGGATGGCACGCTTATATCAGACGTATACGCCCAATTCGGCATTGATTGATAACGGCTTATCCACAATGTCTTGGACTTTACCCGGAGCTATCGGTGCCAAGTTGGCATGTCCTGATAAAAATATTTTGGCAGTGATGGGCGATGGTAGTTTCATGATGAATTCCCAAGAATTAGAAACCGCCGTTCGTTATCATGTGCCGATGACCAATCTGGTGTGGGTCGATCAAGCTTACGGTTTGATTAAATGGAAGATGGATATGGAAATGGAGCATCATTCTGAAGTTGATTTTCACAATCCTGATTTGATTAGTTATGCCAAATCATTTGGTGCTAACGCTCATATGGTTCAAAGTCGTGCTGATTTAGTTCAAACTTTGAAAACGAGTCTCACCAATCAACAAGTGAACGTCATTATTTGCCCGGTTGATTATTCCGAAAATATGAAATTAATCAACAAACTAGGTAAAGTCACGATTTCATTATAA
- a CDS encoding MarR family winged helix-turn-helix transcriptional regulator, producing the protein MMMTDNFYPGDLAQYFSVIHRAFLHETHASYQKLHLNATSAYILVLLCKTGPQNQNFIAKTLLISKGQITREIRHLKAMSYVTQQVSDQNHAHNIISLTPQGCQILSQVELIRNQWWQDRLDFNQVNDDSLFEPTLRKIAQELIQRSKKES; encoded by the coding sequence ATGATGATGACGGATAATTTTTATCCAGGGGATTTAGCCCAATATTTTTCGGTAATTCACCGTGCGTTTTTACACGAGACGCATGCGTCCTATCAAAAATTACATTTGAATGCGACCAGCGCTTATATTTTGGTCTTGTTATGTAAAACAGGTCCGCAAAATCAGAATTTTATTGCGAAAACTTTATTAATTAGTAAGGGACAAATCACGCGGGAAATCCGGCATTTGAAAGCAATGTCCTATGTGACACAACAAGTGTCAGATCAAAATCACGCGCACAATATTATTTCGTTGACGCCACAAGGGTGCCAAATTTTATCCCAAGTGGAATTGATTCGGAATCAGTGGTGGCAAGATCGGCTTGATTTTAATCAAGTTAATGATGATTCGTTATTTGAACCGACGTTAAGGAAAATTGCGCAAGAATTAATTCAGCGATCTAAAAAAGAAAGTTGA
- a CDS encoding TetR/AcrR family transcriptional regulator: MMKGIMKVISRPTKETLSNSYILQVALDLIDQVGLEKFTMRKLGTELGVSAMAVYRYFPNQKVLFDNLVEGIWQEVLSFKLDEKLAWQKQLTNLLLHLRQVLAQHPNVLPLISTRPIVTDKEFVLVDKILTNFVKVGLEIQPTTVFLINSLIFYTIGFVWGEDIDDKNSNLDLAAPDYFQSKSVVLQKFMQPFQESTTQFSFDEQFLMGIKAILAGWQ; this comes from the coding sequence ATGATGAAAGGAATTATGAAAGTGATTTCAAGACCAACTAAAGAAACGTTAAGCAATTCGTATATTTTACAAGTGGCATTGGATTTGATTGATCAAGTGGGGTTAGAAAAATTCACAATGCGTAAACTGGGTACTGAGTTAGGTGTGTCAGCAATGGCAGTTTATCGCTATTTTCCGAATCAAAAAGTTCTGTTTGATAATTTAGTTGAAGGAATTTGGCAAGAAGTTTTGAGTTTTAAGCTAGATGAAAAATTGGCCTGGCAGAAGCAGTTGACCAACTTGTTGTTACATTTGCGTCAGGTTTTAGCACAACATCCAAATGTTTTGCCCTTAATTTCAACAAGACCGATTGTGACTGATAAAGAATTTGTTTTGGTTGATAAAATCTTGACTAATTTTGTTAAGGTTGGTCTTGAAATCCAGCCTACAACGGTTTTCTTAATTAATTCGTTGATATTTTATACCATTGGGTTTGTGTGGGGGGAAGATATTGATGATAAAAATTCGAATCTTGACCTTGCGGCACCTGATTATTTTCAATCTAAATCTGTTGTATTGCAAAAATTTATGCAACCATTTCAAGAATCCACAACTCAATTTAGTTTTGATGAACAATTTTTAATGGGTATCAAGGCTATTCTAGCTGGTTGGCAGTGA
- a CDS encoding AEC family transporter: protein MTQVISTLISALLPVVVTLMLGYFAGFRQDFNGDSAAEINKLVMNYTLPLSLFGGIIATNGQILLKNIQVALWIFIGMVGGYVIVLLVLLYLFKNKLSIAALRTLAITGPAIPFVGPTVLGALFPAKSALLVSIGGLVMNIIQVPLTVILLSSQSKQKISLGTNLKNAFKKPVVWAPILAFILVICGLTISPDWERCFSVLGQATGGLALFSSGIVLFEKKPKLSLPVWANTLTKIIIIPLVMYALMKVCHVAPQTLRESLVSLGIPTAAICTIFANQYQLAEREMASTLFLSTVLSVFTLGFIIVFLGI from the coding sequence ATGACCCAAGTGATTTCTACGTTAATCAGCGCATTACTGCCAGTAGTTGTCACTTTAATGCTTGGCTATTTTGCAGGCTTTCGGCAAGATTTTAATGGTGACAGCGCCGCCGAAATTAATAAATTAGTCATGAATTATACCTTACCGTTGAGTTTATTCGGCGGAATTATTGCAACTAATGGTCAAATTTTGTTAAAAAATATTCAAGTTGCTTTATGGATTTTCATTGGTATGGTTGGCGGATATGTAATTGTTCTATTAGTTTTACTTTACTTATTCAAAAACAAACTTTCCATTGCTGCTTTGAGGACTTTAGCAATTACAGGACCCGCGATTCCTTTCGTCGGACCAACTGTTCTGGGAGCCCTTTTTCCAGCAAAAAGTGCTTTATTAGTCTCAATCGGTGGCTTAGTCATGAATATTATTCAAGTCCCGTTGACGGTTATTTTATTATCCAGTCAATCCAAACAAAAAATTAGCCTTGGTACCAATTTAAAAAATGCGTTCAAAAAACCGGTGGTTTGGGCACCCATTTTAGCCTTTATCTTGGTTATCTGTGGCCTAACTATTTCCCCTGACTGGGAACGTTGTTTCTCCGTGTTGGGTCAAGCAACTGGCGGCTTAGCACTCTTTTCTTCAGGAATCGTCCTCTTTGAAAAGAAGCCCAAATTGTCACTCCCCGTCTGGGCCAATACTCTAACCAAAATTATCATCATTCCACTAGTGATGTACGCTCTTATGAAAGTTTGTCACGTGGCACCACAAACTTTACGCGAATCGTTGGTCTCCTTAGGCATTCCAACCGCCGCCATTTGCACGATTTTTGCCAATCAATATCAACTCGCCGAACGTGAAATGGCTTCAACTTTGTTCTTAAGTACTGTTTTGTCAGTTTTCACCTTAGGTTTCATCATTGTTTTCTTAGGCATCTAA
- a CDS encoding ABC transporter permease, which produces MLILKNNFSSFWHKKSYVILTLLVLLVMTIASAYFVTMKTPKAEIGVRPSATELLRGNLNSKKMTFKKVVKDDHYYQNLLTGKYDAYITKNNDQYHVTTIRKTDLSRQLTASLNHKKFSGSVKTSKQTFKILFSVLTLSMMMLAIILTKFYFDDRNGLDKRIFLSGTGTGSYIIQNLLFNFLVLLIIGSLSVAIVLPLFNIKLSPALFGGVVLSSLVSASFGLMLATLTANNEGTLGIGTMLIALTTLLSGAFFPVKKGSIQAVIQYWLPQHYLAQFGKYLDGSKDISLGIVMILCYTIAFTVIAVAAQKKRMTN; this is translated from the coding sequence ATGTTAATTTTAAAAAATAATTTTTCAAGCTTTTGGCATAAGAAAAGCTATGTCATCCTAACGCTGCTTGTTTTGCTTGTCATGACGATTGCATCTGCATATTTTGTGACGATGAAAACGCCAAAAGCCGAAATCGGCGTTCGTCCAAGTGCCACAGAATTATTGAGGGGAAACTTGAATTCCAAAAAAATGACATTTAAAAAGGTGGTTAAAGATGATCATTATTATCAGAACTTACTGACAGGGAAGTATGATGCTTATATTACGAAAAATAATGATCAATATCATGTCACAACGATTCGCAAGACGGACTTGAGTAGGCAGCTGACTGCATCTTTGAACCATAAGAAATTTTCTGGAAGTGTAAAAACGTCTAAGCAGACATTTAAAATTTTATTTAGTGTTTTGACACTAAGCATGATGATGTTGGCAATCATTTTGACGAAATTTTATTTTGATGATCGAAATGGGCTAGATAAGCGAATTTTTCTGAGTGGAACGGGGACGGGCTCATATATTATCCAAAATCTCTTATTTAACTTTTTAGTTTTATTAATTATTGGAAGCTTAAGTGTCGCAATTGTTTTGCCGTTATTTAATATCAAGTTGTCACCTGCATTGTTTGGCGGAGTGGTACTGAGTTCACTTGTTTCTGCGTCATTTGGCTTAATGCTGGCAACTTTGACGGCTAATAATGAAGGAACACTGGGGATTGGAACCATGTTGATTGCACTGACAACATTGCTTTCCGGCGCCTTTTTTCCAGTCAAAAAAGGCTCAATTCAAGCAGTGATTCAATATTGGCTGCCCCAGCATTATTTGGCTCAGTTTGGTAAATATTTGGATGGAAGCAAAGATATTTCATTAGGAATCGTAATGATCTTATGCTATACAATTGCGTTTACAGTCATTGCAGTAGCGGCACAGAAAAAGAGGATGACAAATTAA
- a CDS encoding iron-containing alcohol dehydrogenase yields the protein MNEFSIRPTITSVADLPTLFKELNVGTHDLLLTNKYIIEPHLDLDNLPLDVIYLENYIQGEPTDQAADQLLAQVNQKDYDRILAIGGGSVIDNAKLLVYGSGVNMQKIAEQGAQLPKKRQLVIVPTTTGTGSEVTNVAVFNFLAKQTKVGLAYPQMYADQVYLVPQLATTMPYKVFATSSIDALVHAIESFLSPKATSFSKIFSVQAMKTIIQGYNQIIVHQQVGHTPKGQLLLDFLEASTMAGVAFGNAGCGPVHALAYPIGATYHIAHGQSNYLVFSGTFKKYQALGADLTDLENILATVLPVAPQQALDELEKLIDHILPNQSLSQIGMTEQTCQDFAQSVMENQQRLMVNSPITLSEKDVADIYQNLL from the coding sequence ATGAACGAATTTAGTATCCGTCCCACCATTACGAGTGTGGCCGATTTACCGACTTTATTTAAAGAGTTGAACGTTGGCACCCATGATTTATTGTTAACAAATAAATATATCATCGAACCGCATTTAGATTTAGATAATTTACCGCTAGATGTGATTTATTTGGAAAATTATATTCAAGGCGAACCAACTGACCAAGCAGCCGATCAATTACTGGCACAAGTCAATCAAAAAGATTACGACCGCATTTTGGCAATCGGTGGCGGTTCCGTGATTGATAACGCTAAATTGTTAGTTTATGGATCTGGCGTTAATATGCAAAAAATTGCTGAACAAGGCGCTCAATTACCCAAGAAACGGCAATTAGTGATTGTCCCTACGACTACGGGAACGGGGAGTGAAGTCACGAATGTTGCTGTCTTCAACTTCTTAGCCAAACAAACCAAAGTTGGTTTGGCTTATCCACAAATGTACGCGGACCAAGTTTATTTGGTACCCCAATTAGCTACCACAATGCCTTATAAAGTCTTTGCCACCAGTTCAATCGACGCTTTGGTGCACGCAATTGAATCATTCTTATCACCTAAAGCAACAAGCTTCAGCAAAATTTTTTCTGTGCAAGCTATGAAAACCATTATCCAAGGTTATAACCAAATTATCGTTCATCAACAAGTTGGTCATACACCCAAAGGTCAATTGTTGTTAGATTTTTTGGAGGCTAGTACCATGGCGGGCGTCGCTTTTGGTAATGCTGGCTGCGGTCCCGTCCATGCCTTAGCTTACCCGATTGGCGCCACTTATCATATTGCCCACGGCCAATCCAATTATTTAGTCTTCAGCGGTACTTTCAAAAAGTATCAAGCCTTAGGTGCTGATTTAACCGATTTAGAAAATATCTTGGCCACCGTTTTACCCGTTGCGCCGCAACAAGCACTAGATGAATTAGAAAAACTCATTGATCATATTTTGCCTAATCAAAGTTTGAGCCAAATCGGCATGACCGAGCAAACTTGCCAAGACTTTGCGCAATCAGTTATGGAAAATCAGCAACGTTTGATGGTTAATTCACCAATCACTTTGAGCGAAAAGGATGTTGCCGATATTTATCAAAATTTGTTGTAA
- a CDS encoding ABC transporter permease produces the protein MLTIMKQDLRTLLKNKPIMSYLIVYPPLLIILMGFVCSGMFSGDILTSYDYYGVTMIIYLSLATTIILPEMLFGSHVKLANQRIIYTPIARSKVYLAKLLVAISLSYLILAIYLILFNATGLVNFGGKQISYVLLLDLVLVTFSITLGGAFCVLIKSEDLATKLLNILINVFAVLSGLFFPMTIFGKKAAQISNLSPVSKVTNSFFGVIYDHNLGQVTSTIAILLACSIVFLLIIHLLYRPEKFKE, from the coding sequence ATGTTAACGATCATGAAGCAAGATTTACGAACCTTGCTAAAGAATAAGCCAATTATGTCTTATTTAATTGTGTATCCACCACTGCTAATCATCCTAATGGGTTTTGTCTGCAGTGGAATGTTTAGCGGCGACATATTGACTTCTTACGATTATTATGGTGTCACAATGATAATTTACCTATCTTTAGCGACAACAATTATTTTGCCGGAAATGTTGTTTGGCAGTCATGTTAAATTAGCGAATCAGCGTATTATTTATACGCCAATTGCCCGCAGTAAAGTTTACTTGGCTAAATTGTTAGTAGCGATTAGTTTGTCTTATTTAATTTTGGCAATTTACTTAATTTTGTTTAACGCTACCGGACTAGTTAATTTTGGTGGGAAGCAGATTAGCTACGTTTTGCTGCTGGACTTAGTTCTTGTTACTTTTTCGATTACTTTAGGTGGCGCATTTTGCGTCTTAATTAAAAGCGAAGATTTAGCAACTAAACTATTGAATATCTTGATTAATGTCTTTGCTGTTCTCTCAGGATTATTTTTTCCGATGACGATTTTTGGAAAAAAGGCAGCACAAATTTCTAACTTGTCTCCTGTTTCTAAAGTTACCAATAGTTTTTTTGGAGTGATCTACGATCATAATTTGGGTCAGGTAACTAGTACAATCGCCATTTTGTTAGCTTGTTCGATAGTCTTTTTACTGATTATTCATCTATTGTATAGACCAGAAAAGTTTAAGGAGTAG